A DNA window from Calliphora vicina chromosome 1, idCalVici1.1, whole genome shotgun sequence contains the following coding sequences:
- the LOC135949296 gene encoding uncharacterized protein LOC135949296 translates to MGQYLRNESSLERKPEIKETYDDVVREYLDLDHMRPVSSTTLHSCYLPHHPVMKPDTIHLEATSDLSTPNFMAAFQRFISRRGCPNTIFSDNGTNFVGASRQLKKGFKSFLKESQSLICSSYGVQGVSWRFIPAGAPHMGGLWEAGVKSFKLHFRKQAQAFKYTFEELSTILARIEACLNSRPLCPMTDNPQEPV, encoded by the exons ATGGGACAATATCTTAGGAATGAATCATCTCTCGAACGTAAACCCGAAATTAAGGAAACTTATGACGACGTCGTAAGGGAATATTTAGATTTAGACCACATGAGACCTGTGTCCTCAACAACTTTACATTCTTGTTATTTGCCACATCATCCAGTAATGAAGCCTGATA CAATTCATTTAGAGGCTACATCAGATTTGTCAACGCCAAACTTTATGGCAGCTTTTCAGCGTTTTATTTCCCGTCGAGGTTGtccaaatacgattttttccGATAATGGCACTAATTTTGTGGGTGCTTCGCGTCAATTAAAAAAGGGTTTTAAATCATTTCTTAAGGAAAGTCAGTCTCTGATATGCTCTTCTTATGGAGTTCAAGGCGTTTCATGGCGTTTTATCCCAGCCGGCGCTCCCCACATGGGTGGTCTTTGGGAAGCTGGTGTGAAGAGTTTTAAACTTCACTTTAGAAAACAAGCTCAAGCCTTTAAATATACCTTTGAAGAGCTTTCCACTATTCTGGCTAGAATCGAGGCGTGTTTAAATTCCCGTCCGCTATGTCCCATGACGGATAATCCTCAGGAGCCAGTTTGA